The Anoplolepis gracilipes chromosome 7, ASM4749672v1, whole genome shotgun sequence genome segment ATGCAAAATTGTTCAAATTGATACCTCTTCTTTCccaatgtttatttatataaataattttattatcataatataatgctACAGGAAGATATAAACGGAAACGATGCAAGAATTACGTAAAacggtttttttatatatacatcgtAGTATAGGAAACATATgtacaacaaaataaaatccttaagaatatgtataaataataaatattcaacataTTAATCTGATTCTAACAGTTTAGACTtgagattttgtattttatttttaaaactttaaattgttAGATTGATTTACGACTTATAGTGGTATAATTGACGAAATAATGACATGTTTAGTCACTGATGAACAGCACACATTttgatacaattaaaaattattgctatgaaaatttcacTTCTTAACAGCTGCTTCTACAGCATCtatcaaattttgcaaatgCTGTATGTTGCTAGTTGAGATATTAAGATCTTTGatctaaaagatttaaatgatgagaatccattttaatataagtgcaaatgtatattatatatatacacacaatttCCTTACCATGTTTGCATAACCATCTACATCCACCTTAAGTTGAATACGTATCTTTTCGTCGTCACTAATACCCTGCGATTCTGAAGGTAGAATTCCAGTAGATTTATCAcgaatcttttttaatctcCTTAAACTCTCCTCAGTCTTTTGTACAGACGTCAACACATCAGTAACGAATAACAAATAGCTAAAATGAAATCCAATATTCTTACTGCATATGTAcgcgtgtatgtatatatacatttaaatttaaacaacttttagatctttttaaattttctttccataattaaaaaggaactgatttattattatttaccttTCGGTTAGCGAAGATAAAGTTAATTCCAACCAGAGAATAACGGTTTCAGGAATGATTTTGTTATAATCCACATGGAAATTAGTAAGAGGAACTATTGCACTCTTTACATAAGGACAAGGTTTAGTCGGCACGTCTCGTTTTGTCCTTCTAAACAATCTGGGAATGTCGCtaacttgttttaaatatgttacacATTGCTCTGAAAGCTCGTTCACGATTTCTTTTGTAACTAACGGCAACAAATTTGCTAGATTTTTGGATGTTTCACTTAGAGAATCTGCAATACATATAAAGCGATACAATcaactaaataattatattttaatattttaatttcttatattataatattataataatttaatttttgtgtgtttattatacaatattataccttctaataattttgatatagtaacattttcattttttatttttaattgtaccgTTTGTAGAAAAGATGGCAatgtatttatcaatttatttatatcagtGTACAGATATACTAGAAAGTTTAATCTTGTAGAATGCTCAGAGTCATTTGAATTGTTggtttcatttattattggCCACacctttaaataatataaagctgattattttttctatatttaatttatcgagTTTTtagtttgtattataaaaattgtcaaaaaattattaataaaatataataaatatataaaagaaacacaTACTTGTTTCATTACACTTTGACACCAAGTTTGATATCTCGAACATATTTGAAGACTGAGTTTCCAGAATCTGGTAGTAATAACAATGCATTAGTTTGATAAGCAGACATTTTTTAggattgcaataaaaaataattattacaaaattacaaagaaatacTCACTTGtgaaataattgatacaaataaatattttctgccCAAATCCTTAACAGATTATCCCAAACCACGTCAGTCGCATAAAGCGAGAAACTTTCTTGTGTCAATGAGTTCAAACTACCTTTGATCGAATCTGGTGACACTGGTTCAGCTAATACTGTTTCCACATGACTAGCTATTTCTTGAAATCGAATTTGAAAGTATACTGGCAAATTCCACTTCTTAAGAAAACCTTTATATTGTGGATGATCTCTTAgtgtcattaaaatttcagaCGTAACGCACTCCGCTtccaattttgttaaaaattccaACGTAGCTGTATACCtctgaaattttcataaaaacttgaaacatctccaaattatatttttaatcatttttaactttattttatattttaaatgtattttatttatacatattttccaaATGTTTTACTTACTTTATGAAATAACACTGGATCTCCTGGagcaaaaatagattttatatattgctcaATCTTTTCTTCAACTTCAGTCCAAAAGCTATTTActagaaaattaaatccttTCACAGATATTCTGcaacaatatattaacaaaattcgtgtatttataaatatatataaattaataatataatatattcaaccATATAAACATAATGGCCCATAATctgagtttatatttattagttaaatGTGCCTCTAAATgtgtttttattcatatttgtatacatttaaaagtACGTTTAGCAATAAGTGTGAGCTAAGAATACAGGCGAATATAAATACCTCTCAGGATTTAGCGTGATatctaataattgttttagttCCACATTTAGAATATTCAGTAGTCTATGATAAATACTTTGCAGACCAAGTGGATCAGTTTGAAGGTTCTCCTCATTAACCACATTGTAAATCAATGGCCTTACAAGTTCATGCCTTACCAGTTCTTCAGCGtttgttattttatcaagAGTAAGATAAATTCTGAGGCAACGGATTGTCAAATTTGCATTCTTCTCATGTATACACGCTAAGAATAACTCATTCAGACAATTTAGATACAAGTTTTCCAATTCTCTACTTTcctattgtaaaataatcattttagaGTTTATTTGGCTCTTAACTATcatgtttttttctataaaaaatacatactttCTGTTGATTAACCGAAATGTCTGATTTGCATCTGGACATATGAAATTTCAATTGATTCAATTCGATTGCAGCTTGCtccaaaatatcaatttttgtaGGATTTTCCATAAACGTTTTCATAGATAATATAGAAGAAAGCTTCTTTAATGACTTGTATACATGTTGTAAACTATGTAAACTTTGTTTGCGTTCTCTTATCTTCAGATtgtcatttaaattagttGAAATGGCTGCAATTTCATCATCCAAAGCTTGTCGTATTTGCtgccaataaaaaaaaaaaatagattgcaTATTGTAACttcatattgtaattatataaaatttttatagtttatctGACTGTAACATATCTTGCTAAATTCTTGAAGGAATCATATcttccaaatatatatttgtcattttaCCATAACTTCCTCTCTCAATTGTCCAAGTGGTGCTTGCAGGTCATTAATGGCTTTATCGAGTCCGATTAAATTACTGGATAGATTCACAAAATCCGTATAATCCctgttaattaaatcaatcatAGCAGATCTTAGTAATTTCAGATACATGCCAAGATCGTCACGCATTGTTTCCAGTTTGCCATTTTTTCTAtgatcttgtaaaaaattatcaacatCGAAATTTTCCTATAAACAGAGCaatgaaatgtaattaaaaaaaagaaaatattatatttatttctttcgaaactatatataaaagtatatctaaagaaatatctttcaaaCCTGTATGAAATCAAGCTCGGAAAAACATAGATCCTTTGGAGCTTTGGGCAAGGTGACATTATTGTTGGacatagttatatatttatatattacatttgcagtcgaataataaattttcttctcgATATTCAAGGACTTGTTATCGCTAATACGCTAATCCTAGCTAACCCTTATAATGTGACGTGACAATTTGACATTTCGATTAAGGCTCGATCCAGATGGCGTTACTTGTATCAGACTAGGATGCGTTCGAAAATCCTATCTGTAGAGAATGGCATTTAATTGACCAATCAAGATAAAAGAAGCaagaattgtttttcttttgattggtcaattaaatctattaactCTTCCGACATCCGACTTGCGACAGGTATTGTAGAACCAGCCTTAAAGCCAAccctaaatattaaaattaaatattcaacaatCAATTAACATTgcggaaaagaaactttaacaTACACAATATAACCATACAGcacaatataaacatatataaaacaaatagcgCGCGCTTAAAATGTTCTAGTGATTAAAATTTTGGAACGCATTGAAAATTGACCTTGTATGGAACTAGACCAATCAAAACATGGAATCTCTCTATGTCTTTTTTTTGTCCAGTAGCCACATCTCATGAGCCTTCGCATTTCGCATTTGGATCGTGGATAAACAAATACGTTTTTTTCGTAACCTAAAATAAAGCACAGGAAAATAAAACGATTTATTCGCTAAGTAGATCTTGGTTGCAAagatcaaataaatttgttgatCAGAGCTATTTGGAAGGTTATTTTTGAAAAGGGCCTGAAACGAGTGAAAATGAGCGTAAACGAGGATTGGGATGTAGAACAGCACAAAGTGGAATACGAATCCGACGAACACTGGGAGCTGAGGCGTAATTTTCTGTTAGCCCACAAGGACAAATTTTCAGAGGACACACTTGTTTGTTTAGCTCAAGTCTTCGTTAACGTTGAATTATTAGGATGCAGGTACAGATACCAATGCTGTTTGTTTTATcgcgatattaaataaagtgtGCTATTGCACGTTTATCTCTTTAGAAgagaatatattacataaatttgaaGACTCTAAATTTTACACTTAATATGCATCTATAAGTctgtattatttcttatagGTATCCACAGGAAACGATGGATTTAGTAGAGGAATTATCACAGGATATTGCAgcaaaatatagagaaaagcaaaagaaaaaattgcaaaggACATTTGTAGAAGCTTCAGAAGCAGCTAGCTCTAAGGTTAAaggtataaagaaaaattgtgagTTGTAGGATTCttgttttttatctttccttatgttttattaatgtgtAGTATATTTCATATGTCTGTCATTTTTGaggaaactttttatttacttgtctagatatataatgtatgtataaattatgattcataatctatttaataatcttgaaattatcttatttttatataggatATGTTGCTCGTACATCAATTGTCACAGAAGAACAAGTAAACACACCTAACAACGTCGCACCAAACACAATCAAGAATGAAGAACAATTTCTAAAAAAGTCCAATACTAAAAAGAGATCAGTTTCTACTATTAAGAAATCCAAGTTAAATACAACCAATTGCAACTATGAGTCTTGTGAAAAGTCTAATATCGAAGAGTCACTTTCTAAAAGATTGAAAACAGAGGAAAATATGCTTAGAGATAATCCATATGGAGATATTACTTTGTGGGAGAGACCAGGTGACATACCGCAAAGTACACTGGGAAATTCAGCCAGTATATCTGGTGTCAACCTTGAGTGGAGGTATTCTACAATACAAGGGATCTGGTGAGTTATTTTCTCATAATacggaataaagaaaaatctctAAAATGACAAGTAAAATTCATAAACTCATGTAGTTGcagatatattatcataagATATTTCTTgatacatttctatttttaggGAATGCTCCATTTATATCAATTCGAAGAAAGTTAGTTGTTGCAGCAATTCCAATAAAAAAACTGCCAAAAATGAAGCAGCCGCTGCTGCATTAGATGAATTACGAAAGCATTACTACACTattaaggtaaaaaaaaatgtgattccTTTACTGGAATAGGGGAACATATTCTTTAGGAgaacatgttttatatatatatgttatttatattatactatattatatttatgtttattctataataaactataatgattacaaataataaaattttatatatcttaaaattcaGGTTAAACAAAACTTGGACTCGAAATCGAATGTAACTGTAACAACAAAGGAAATGAAGCCGCAAGAACGTACACCCGACAATGATTGGAAAGCATCCAGTTGTATTGGAGAGGAATTGATGAGAAGAATGGGTTGGACTGGCGGTGGCCTTGGAAAGTCAGAGCAGGGAGTTGTAGAACCTATGTCTACGatgttagtatatatatataacatttcagatGATAAACAATAGCCGCTACTGATGGAGCGCGACTCgagaatgttttttattaatttctagaaaaactttatacttttttaattgactttttctttttacatatttaatatctttcatcTTTAGGGTCAAGTCACAAATAAGTCGAAAAGGTCTCGGCTTGAAATCCAGTTCCTGTACGGCGAACGAAATGAGAGCGAAATGTCGGaacttgtttaaaaattttctacagaCCAGTATGCAAAAcgatattgtatttttagattttaccAGCGAGGAAAGATCTGTGATTCATCAGTATGTATCGCTCAAGTTACATCAAAATTAGCGAAAATTCCACTCAAGTTTttgataacaatattttaatttaatttatttcagaattgCACGAACAATGGGCCTTAAATCGCGCAGCTACGGTACCACGGATCAACGGAAATTGATAATCTCACGTAAAATCGATGTACGAACTTTGGTTAAAGAATTAAAGAGTCTGGGTGGAGTCACCGAAAAGTACGAATTAATAGGACCGATCGACAAAAAATTCACGTCCACTTCGACAGGCAATTAAGTGAAATATTGTGTGTTTAAACGATATCTTCTGTGACACATTGATGTAGCaacttgttaaataaatatttttctttagaagtttttcttaaaattaatttttttatcgtttaaatGATACAAAgacaagttatttttaaaataatatggcAATCTGTTCTGACTAAATCATTTCTTAACACACAATCCGAAATGTCGATTTATTCAATTAGTAAGATATAATGaaatgtaatctttttaaactattaattgcATACACAAGCGCGATACCTGCAAAGATTTACGACTATTCGTATAGTCGTCGGATAATGCATGTACATTTATGTTTGCATGCAAGATGAAATCATAGTGTGGCATATATAATCTGAAGTCTAACAATTAAAACTGAAGAAACGTTtcgctttatttattaatgctaTCGCGtgacataattattttcaagaatttaatGAATAGGAAAAGAGTACACAAAAAGTTTAAGAAGCAGAAAGAAAGGGTTGATTACTTATTACAGTGTACATAGTAACGTCACAGTTTGCcgtataataagaaaatgctTTGACAGTAGAACaaagaaagttgaaaaaatgtatagatatatatacatatataatatgcagaCCTATGCCGCATATATTATTCCATCAGTTTGAAAAGACAAGGTTGAAAATTAcacattacaaaattacaattcCTTATATAATATCACTTTAGTTTATTGATTAACTTAACGTTTAAGAGAGCgcaatgtgtatatatataataataattatacatataacgcaATACATACACAATTATAAAAGAGCCATAAAAGTAATGAAACAATAACGAATAAAACAACGTATacaacgtatatacatatatgtgtacgtataATCGCATATACAATCGCAAATACTGCAAAAAATACTACTTATCTTccttatattaatcaattgattaattaataattaattaaccgtgcgatcgcgcgcgcgcataatAGCCGATATATCCGGGTGAGATATGTATTTTAGGAGCAACTGTCGCAACATCTTCCGTATAGCTTCCGAAAATTTACAAGAAAGAACGtttcatgtaattattttttgtttcctttccacattaatattgtaatttccaggttttattatattttatatcgatatattatttttttgtgaaattttgtgtagagaaaatatttcgataaatcgcaaaatataatagacGCAAAATATAGAgacatattttgttaaattgaaaattggaTCAAATATGTAACGTAGAGTATCTACGCATACTTTTAAATTTGgtacaattaataaacataaatatattatggaattattatggggaaatatattctattgcttgatataaattactattacGTTCCATAAATGTTATACAGATTAATTCTCACACAAgacaagaaaatataacatgtTATAATCTCTCTCCTTGcaatacagaaaaaattatatgtttcttttataatcCAGCTGCATTTCGAGCCCTTTGTtggaataatgataaaataataataataaaaggatacatagtaaaataataaacaacagTACTATTTATTAACCGAAATACTGTGGACGGATCGACAATTTTGTTctgaaataatcaaattattgtattaattataatattgtttttttaaattaagattaactAAGGTGATTTATACAGAAAGAATAAGCTTCAATAGAAGAAATAATCTTTTgacaaaatgcatttaaaaatcgtcattcttaagaaataatatatattatataataatacatattttattcacaattaaaaaaattaaaatctagttagtttataataaaagtattaatttatataaatacattatttgctTTAACGTCAGTTGGATCGAATAAACCAATTTCTAGAAGAAGAGACGTAtattactatacatatatttttctagatgtattcgctaaattaattaaattacagacatagaatatattcttaatataaagataaataaatatatatagatataaatataaagataaaaaatataaaaaattgttaatataaaaattaatataaaaattgtttctataaatataagaataaaaagaaattaaatcgtTTTCCGAAATACatgcgcaaaaaaaaaaaaaatttatggaataaatttctattaatttttctcgctCAATATCACAAATTGTGAAATCATCAAAATCTTATAATCTATCTCTTCGTAAGGAAGGAATTGTAAACAGATCCCGTGTAAATCATAGTGACAAAAtgtgaaaagaaaatgaaataaataaagatttacgagaaagagaagagtaCAATCTCTTACCATTCCAAGACGATGGATAACGCGCCTCCGAaacatgatatatttttacgtatatgCATATCAGAAATTGCACTATGTCGGAATTCCGGTCTGGTTCTCTCGGGAGGGAGAAATAGAATTGACCTTATAACTTACGATTTGAAATTGGGGCCAAAGGGTCAAGGCACGAAGCAGTGGGGCGGAGAGAGcggggagggagagaaaaagagaagtgTCGCGCCATGACCCCTCGGTCTGATATTCCGTTCGCTAACACACACAAGTTCCCTCGGATTTTGCCCTCGGTCCAGGCCCTACTTTGGACCGTAATTGACATCTGGAGGGaatattacactttttttcttctttatatacCAAAATATTATCTACCATCTGATAAAAGTGATTTCTCTGTTGATATGTATTCgctatgtatgtattatatatatatatatatatatatatatatatatatatacatatatacatatatatatatatctttaaattcgcttacattacattaattagAAGATATgtctcaattattttctattagaaGATACGCTTAATAAGTAGATATGTCATTATTCATCTCGACGGCTATTCTCtcgagataaaataaagtctCGTCAGACTCGCACCCGTCTGCCATTTCTCGATTGTCACGAAtagtacaattttatatgtatgtatatatatatataaatttataactcgtAATGTATGTGTTAATTTACTCTCTTCAAAGTAAGAGAAAGGCATGACGGAAAGCGCTACCTCGAGAGAATCCGCggttatactttattatataatatatatatatatatattttttttaaatatatataattttcattgataTGTACTGATATGTGTACTGATATGTATCGTGTTGCCGTaatgaaaatatcaataatcgttagcattattatatatatatatatatatatatatatatatatatatatatatatcttgcttTTTTTCCCTTTATAGTGAGTAAAATACGCGTCATACCCTGAAAGAACGCGACGCGATGCTCCACATTTCTTCTTTTGTACCCATTTTCTCAACTTTAAAACACACAATATTGCCGTGTGTGATGTGTTTTATTAAGACTGCGTGACTTTCGATTGTACCGAGAAAAATCAAGAGCACCTTAGATCCTTAGATCCGAAAGACGATATTTTCACCGCACGTTCATTAACAcacgttaaatattaattgcgtCATTTTGTCTTACATTCGAATGCCATCTTGATGAAGGCAAAGGTTTCACCAGTCAAGTGCggtgaaaatataatacaaatcgAAGAGTTTCTCGGTATGAGACATTTATCTAtgctacatttttatttctttttgtatgtACTCGATACGTTGCAGAGAGTTGCGTCGCGAAACTTATCGCGAATAGAAGCGATTTTTGCGATAATAAAgctaagttaaaaaatatacacgtgAGAAGAGAACATCGACTTAAATCAATATACTGTTCCAGCAGTAATCATCTAAATTCGAATAAAAGCTATCATCTCTAAATACACCCTATactctataattaatataacaaaaaattcacAGCATCGTTCGTTTGGTTGAGAAGTACGTTAAAAAGATATCTCCAGATAATAATGAGAATAATAATCGTTGCGTGCAGTTTCTTATGATACGCAGAAGTaactaattataagaatatataagtcTCTATATGCGACTTTTCCCCGCCCCCGCTTCTAGTTTGCCATCGAGAGGCAGCTTCGGTAACAATAAATTCGATAGTTGTGCAAttgacgaaaaaataaaattacttatataaaattacttagtAAGGTATCATAACATTGCATTTAAAGGGAATTTTATCCTGTTAGAAATTCAATTCCGCACGATTTTCCCGCAAAGTAAtgcaattttcattaaaaaccaCTTTGCCGTGCTTGAACGCGATTACTTTCCGCAAGCTTCATCTTTGTAAAGTTTCTTCTTTGAAACTTGAAGGTAGCAATCTCGTCGAAATGTTTTCACAAGCGGCTTATCAAATTCAAGAAGATTAGATAATAA includes the following:
- the Cog2 gene encoding conserved oligomeric Golgi complex subunit 2 gives rise to the protein MSNNNVTLPKAPKDLCFSELDFIQENFDVDNFLQDHRKNGKLETMRDDLGMYLKLLRSAMIDLINRDYTDFVNLSSNLIGLDKAINDLQAPLGQLREEVMQIRQALDDEIAAISTNLNDNLKIRERKQSLHSLQHVYKSLKKLSSILSMKTFMENPTKIDILEQAAIELNQLKFHMSRCKSDISVNQQKESRELENLYLNCLNELFLACIHEKNANLTIRCLRIYLTLDKITNAEELVRHELVRPLIYNVVNEENLQTDPLGLQSIYHRLLNILNVELKQLLDITLNPERISVKGFNFLVNSFWTEVEEKIEQYIKSIFAPGDPVLFHKRYTATLEFLTKLEAECVTSEILMTLRDHPQYKGFLKKWNLPVYFQIRFQEIASHVETVLAEPVSPDSIKGSLNSLTQESFSLYATDVVWDNLLRIWAENIYLYQLFHKFWKLSLQICSRYQTWCQSVMKQVWPIINETNNSNDSEHSTRLNFLVYLYTDINKLINTLPSFLQTVQLKIKNENVTISKLLEDSLSETSKNLANLLPLVTKEIVNELSEQCVTYLKQVSDIPRLFRRTKRDVPTKPCPYVKSAIVPLTNFHVDYNKIIPETVILWLELTLSSLTESYLLFVTDVLTSVQKTEESLRRLKKIRDKSTGILPSESQGISDDEKIRIQLKVDVDGYANMIKDLNISTSNIQHLQNLIDAVEAAVKK
- the LOC140668104 gene encoding NF-kappa-B-repressing factor gives rise to the protein MSVNEDWDVEQHKVEYESDEHWELRRNFLLAHKDKFSEDTLVCLAQVFVNVELLGCRYPQETMDLVEELSQDIAAKYREKQKKKLQRTFVEASEAASSKVKGYVARTSIVTEEQVNTPNNVAPNTIKNEEQFLKKSNTKKRSVSTIKKSKLNTTNCNYESCEKSNIEESLSKRLKTEENMLRDNPYGDITLWERPGDIPQSTLGNSASISGVNLEWRYSTIQGIWECSIYINSKKVSCCSNSNKKTAKNEAAAAALDELRKHYYTIKVKQNLDSKSNVTVTTKEMKPQERTPDNDWKASSCIGEELMRRMGWTGGGLGKSEQGVVEPMSTMVKSQISRKGLGLKSSSCTANEMRAKCRNLFKNFLQTSMQNDIVFLDFTSEERSVIHQIARTMGLKSRSYGTTDQRKLIISRKIDVRTLVKELKSLGGVTEKYELIGPIDKKFTSTSTGN